One Dietzia sp. JS16-p6b genomic window carries:
- a CDS encoding SDR family NAD(P)-dependent oxidoreductase, which yields MTWDPTRLPDLAGRVYAVTGATGGIGYFAAEQLAAAGAQVILASRSARKIEVAAAAIRGQVPDAITGSVPFDLTSLDSVREGAERLAVLPRLDGIFLNGGPMEFSARARTQDGLPLMVGAHTVSNVALVARLLDAYSSQNRDHPLRIVHASTGFVQRFRMEVTDVRARPRTGIGAYILAKTLTELYAYELDRRVRAAGLPIASIVTRPGVGVDAKTPQRPGIRDSTVAYRRNPYTPWAQGKDAAAWSGARALASPDAVGGEFYGPRKLAGPPLRLSPSLHTSAPDPGIAERLWAGLHDLAGTQVRF from the coding sequence ATGACCTGGGATCCCACCCGCCTGCCAGACCTCGCCGGGCGCGTCTATGCCGTGACCGGTGCGACCGGGGGTATCGGTTACTTCGCTGCTGAGCAGCTCGCCGCCGCTGGCGCGCAGGTGATTCTCGCGTCGCGGTCAGCTCGGAAGATCGAGGTGGCCGCGGCGGCGATCCGGGGTCAGGTGCCTGACGCCATCACCGGGTCCGTCCCCTTCGATCTCACGTCACTGGACTCTGTTCGCGAGGGCGCTGAACGGCTAGCGGTTCTGCCACGGTTGGACGGCATTTTCCTGAACGGGGGTCCCATGGAGTTCTCCGCCCGGGCGAGGACGCAGGATGGACTGCCCCTCATGGTCGGGGCCCACACGGTGTCCAATGTCGCTCTGGTCGCGAGGCTTCTCGACGCGTACTCGTCTCAGAATCGCGATCATCCCCTCAGGATCGTCCATGCCTCCACCGGGTTCGTTCAGCGGTTCCGCATGGAGGTGACGGACGTCCGCGCCAGGCCTCGCACCGGTATCGGCGCCTACATCCTGGCGAAGACGCTCACCGAACTGTATGCCTATGAGCTGGACCGGCGAGTGCGTGCCGCCGGCCTCCCGATCGCGTCCATCGTCACGCGACCGGGCGTGGGTGTTGACGCCAAGACGCCGCAGCGTCCGGGGATCCGGGACTCCACCGTTGCCTACCGGCGGAACCCGTATACGCCGTGGGCGCAGGGAAAGGATGCGGCGGCGTGGTCGGGTGCGCGCGCGCTGGCGAGCCCTGATGCCGTCGGTGGCGAGTTCTACGGCCCGAGGAAGCTTGCCGGGCCCCCACTCCGTCTGTCCCCCTCACTCCACACGAGCGCTCCGGACCCGGGCATCGCAGAACGGCTCTGGGCCGGACTCCACGACCTCGCCGGCACGCAGGTGCGCTTCTAG
- a CDS encoding TetR/AcrR family transcriptional regulator — MPTLRSDAARSRAKILEAARRQPISELRLNDLARQADVGVATVYRHFPTVTALVEALTLEALQQLVDKARAAAEEPDPTRAFTQLVRETATGQLQHEGLQLMLLSDDTSTAVRDLRDELFELAQTTLTNAIAAGAVRPDISLDQVQRLVCGVEHAVRLGDGSDRDQLLEVVLAGLSPT, encoded by the coding sequence GTGCCCACTCTCAGATCAGACGCCGCGCGGTCCCGCGCCAAGATCCTCGAGGCCGCGCGCAGGCAGCCGATCTCCGAGCTCCGCCTCAACGACCTCGCCCGTCAGGCGGACGTGGGCGTGGCCACCGTCTACCGCCACTTCCCGACGGTGACCGCACTGGTCGAGGCACTCACCCTGGAGGCCTTGCAACAACTCGTCGACAAGGCCCGGGCCGCCGCCGAGGAGCCCGACCCAACCCGTGCCTTCACGCAGCTCGTGCGGGAGACGGCCACCGGACAACTCCAGCACGAGGGACTACAACTCATGCTGCTCTCGGACGACACTTCCACCGCGGTGCGCGATCTCCGCGACGAACTCTTCGAACTCGCGCAGACGACACTCACCAACGCGATTGCCGCGGGAGCTGTGCGGCCGGACATCTCGCTCGACCAGGTTCAGCGCCTCGTCTGCGGAGTCGAACACGCTGTGCGGCTCGGGGACGGCAGCGACCGGGATCAGTTACTCGAGGTGGTTCTGGCGGGGTTGAGCCCGACCTGA
- the ychF gene encoding redox-regulated ATPase YchF: protein MSLTLGIVGLPNVGKSTLFNALTNNDALAANYPFATIEPNIGVVDLPDPRLARLAEIFGSERILPAVVSFVDIAGIVKGASTGEGMGNKFLANIREAEAICQVVRVFDDPDVIHVDGRVDPMADIEVIATELILADMETLEKAVPRLEKESRKDKSLVPQLEEIRKAQAVLEDGRTLFQAQDEVDRTLLRDLHLMTAKPFLYVFNADEAVLTDAGRQAELRAAVAPADCVFLDAKVESELRELDEADAMELLESIGQEEPGLNALARAGFHTLGLQTYLTAGPKESRAWTIRKGDTAPKAAGVIHTDFEKGFIKAEIVSFDDLDAAGSMAAAKAAGKVRMEGKDYVMADGDVVEFRFNV, encoded by the coding sequence GTGAGTCTCACCCTCGGAATCGTCGGACTGCCCAATGTCGGTAAGTCGACCCTGTTCAACGCCCTGACGAACAACGACGCGCTGGCCGCGAACTACCCGTTCGCCACGATCGAGCCGAACATCGGGGTCGTGGACCTGCCGGACCCCCGACTGGCCCGGTTGGCCGAGATCTTCGGCTCCGAGCGGATCCTGCCCGCGGTGGTGTCATTCGTGGACATCGCCGGGATCGTCAAGGGTGCCAGCACCGGTGAGGGGATGGGCAACAAGTTCCTCGCCAACATCCGCGAGGCCGAGGCCATCTGTCAGGTCGTGCGCGTGTTCGACGACCCGGATGTGATCCACGTCGACGGCCGCGTCGACCCGATGGCCGACATCGAGGTGATCGCCACCGAGCTGATCCTCGCGGACATGGAGACCCTCGAGAAGGCCGTACCGCGCCTGGAGAAGGAGTCCCGCAAGGACAAGTCCCTGGTGCCGCAGCTCGAGGAAATCCGCAAGGCCCAGGCCGTGCTCGAGGACGGCCGGACCCTGTTCCAGGCGCAGGACGAGGTGGACCGCACACTGCTGCGGGACCTGCACCTGATGACGGCCAAGCCCTTCCTCTACGTCTTCAACGCCGACGAGGCCGTGCTCACCGACGCCGGGCGTCAGGCCGAGCTGCGCGCCGCGGTGGCTCCCGCCGACTGTGTGTTCCTCGACGCCAAGGTCGAGTCCGAGCTCCGCGAGCTCGACGAGGCCGACGCCATGGAGCTGCTCGAGTCGATCGGCCAGGAGGAACCGGGCCTGAACGCGCTCGCCCGCGCCGGCTTCCACACCCTGGGCCTGCAGACCTACCTGACAGCCGGGCCCAAGGAGTCGCGCGCCTGGACTATCCGCAAGGGCGACACCGCTCCCAAGGCCGCCGGCGTGATCCACACCGACTTCGAGAAGGGCTTCATCAAGGCCGAGATCGTGTCGTTTGACGACCTCGACGCCGCCGGGTCCATGGCCGCCGCGAAGGCCGCCGGCAAGGTGCGCATGGAGGGCAAGGACTACGTCATGGCCGACGGCGACGTGGTGGAGTTCAGGTTCAACGTCTAG
- a CDS encoding AI-2E family transporter, which yields MSDEPKPPPPVGTDEEYVDRSVLIGLGGRWVTDWALRLAILLIAGWLLSQIGGALWVGILPILLALIVATVLWPPTGWMTRHGVPKALAALISLLGSLGAVAGILALIAPSIIDQSVQLADQASEAIGEVQDWLRGPPLNIRDEQLDSVLGQLSSTLQDRGDQIANGVFTGVTAVGSLLITFVLVLVLTFFFIKDGPRFLPFVRRIAGRNAGRHLTEVLTRSWNTLGGYIRAQAIVSFVDAFFIGLALVILGVPLAWALAVITFLAGFIPIVGAFTAGALAVLIALVANGLTTAIIVLVVIIAVQQLESNILQPILQSRAMNLHPVVILLGVAAGGTLFGIIGAFLAVPILAVAAVMLRYLGEQIDLRTGDVTASDLASATDEGRLTAWLGEMSSSRFAPLRKSSSAIMAGIKDTRPGHPHGAPDSGSVEATGESGSVVGTLPIDDEVVPPDPNAEDPSTDHANPPTGPVDPHAVYGNRPSPSESKPNVLRRFGRFLARRLDG from the coding sequence ATGAGCGACGAGCCGAAACCGCCTCCCCCGGTCGGGACAGACGAGGAGTACGTCGACCGGTCCGTCCTCATCGGCCTGGGCGGGCGCTGGGTCACCGACTGGGCGCTGCGCCTGGCCATCCTCCTCATCGCGGGATGGCTGCTCAGCCAGATCGGTGGCGCGCTGTGGGTGGGCATCCTACCGATCCTGCTCGCGCTCATCGTGGCGACGGTCCTCTGGCCCCCGACGGGGTGGATGACCCGCCACGGCGTCCCCAAAGCGCTTGCCGCGCTCATCTCCCTCCTCGGCTCACTCGGGGCCGTCGCGGGCATCCTCGCCCTGATCGCCCCGTCGATCATCGATCAGAGCGTCCAGTTGGCGGACCAGGCCTCCGAGGCGATCGGCGAGGTCCAGGACTGGCTCCGGGGCCCGCCCCTGAACATCCGGGACGAGCAGCTCGACAGCGTGCTGGGCCAGCTCAGCTCGACGCTGCAGGACCGGGGCGACCAGATCGCCAACGGTGTGTTCACCGGCGTCACCGCGGTGGGCTCGCTCCTCATCACCTTCGTGCTGGTCCTGGTGCTCACGTTCTTCTTCATCAAGGACGGCCCCCGGTTCCTGCCGTTCGTGCGCCGGATCGCCGGCCGCAACGCCGGTCGCCACCTCACCGAGGTCCTCACCCGCAGCTGGAACACCCTCGGCGGGTACATCCGCGCGCAGGCGATCGTCTCGTTCGTCGACGCCTTCTTCATCGGCCTGGCACTGGTCATCCTGGGCGTACCGCTGGCGTGGGCGCTGGCGGTCATCACCTTCCTGGCCGGATTCATCCCGATCGTCGGTGCCTTCACGGCCGGCGCGCTGGCTGTGCTCATCGCGCTGGTGGCCAACGGCCTGACCACCGCGATCATCGTGCTGGTCGTGATCATCGCGGTGCAGCAGCTCGAGAGCAACATCCTCCAGCCGATCCTCCAGTCGCGGGCGATGAACCTGCACCCCGTCGTGATCCTGCTCGGCGTGGCCGCCGGTGGCACCCTCTTCGGCATCATCGGGGCGTTCCTCGCGGTGCCGATACTGGCGGTGGCCGCCGTGATGCTCCGGTACCTCGGTGAGCAGATCGACTTGCGGACCGGGGACGTGACGGCATCCGACCTCGCGTCCGCCACCGACGAGGGGCGTCTGACGGCCTGGCTCGGCGAGATGTCCAGTTCGAGGTTCGCGCCACTGCGCAAGAGCAGCAGCGCCATCATGGCGGGGATCAAGGACACCCGGCCGGGACATCCCCACGGGGCACCCGACAGCGGGTCGGTCGAGGCGACCGGTGAGAGTGGGTCGGTGGTGGGGACCCTGCCGATCGACGACGAGGTGGTCCCGCCCGACCCGAACGCCGAGGACCCGTCGACCGACCACGCGAATCCTCCCACGGGTCCGGTCGATCCCCACGCCGTGTACGGCAACCGACCCTCGCCTTCGGAGAGCAAGCCCAACGTGCTGCGGCGCTTCGGCAGATTCCTCGCTCGCCGACTCGACGGTTAG
- a CDS encoding DUF6542 domain-containing protein gives MNTRRSGRVPADERSVVSTVRGLPAWSAVLLAVAVTLTGVAIDSLSGALGTGFTVGYFLGCLVAVLVVSRRALFVAAIQPPIIMSVLVPLASVIAGAGLSAAAFSRSQMISMVLPLATRFPLMLTTTLVVVAIALIRAFVLEPRRTRPAPAHRRRAAPAHARR, from the coding sequence GTGAACACACGCAGGAGCGGACGGGTCCCCGCGGACGAGAGGTCCGTCGTCTCGACCGTACGTGGGCTCCCCGCCTGGTCGGCGGTCCTGCTCGCGGTCGCCGTCACGCTCACCGGGGTGGCGATCGATTCGCTCTCCGGGGCCCTGGGGACCGGCTTCACCGTGGGGTACTTCCTCGGCTGCCTGGTCGCGGTGCTGGTGGTCTCGCGTCGCGCACTGTTCGTCGCCGCAATTCAGCCGCCGATCATCATGTCCGTACTGGTCCCGCTGGCCTCGGTGATCGCGGGGGCGGGCCTGAGCGCGGCGGCCTTCTCGCGGTCGCAGATGATCTCGATGGTCCTGCCGCTGGCGACCAGGTTCCCGCTGATGCTCACCACCACACTCGTGGTGGTCGCGATCGCGCTGATCCGGGCGTTCGTCCTGGAACCCCGGCGCACCCGCCCGGCACCGGCCCATCGGCGGCGGGCGGCTCCGGCGCACGCGCGCCGGTGA
- a CDS encoding 4-hydroxy-3-methylbut-2-enyl diphosphate reductase, whose product MTEQTDMIAEPATKRVLLAEPRGYCAGVDRAVETVEKALAKHGAPLYVRKEIVHNKHVVESFTDQGVIFVDETDEVPHGSNLVFSAHGVSPAVRESALQLELNTFDATCPLVTKVHTEVKRFAREGYLILLVGHEGHEEVEGTAGEAPDVVTLVDGPESVDALDIPVDTEKLIWLSQTTLSVDETMETVRRLKEKYPTLIDPPSDDICYATQNRQVAVKTMAPQCDLVIVVGSRNSSNSVRLVEVALQAGARDAHLVDYAKEIDTSWLEGVTTVGVTSGASVPELLVRGVVDLLADHGYNDVSSVRTAQETITFSLPRELRVPKKV is encoded by the coding sequence ATGACCGAGCAGACCGACATGATCGCCGAACCGGCAACCAAGCGAGTGCTTCTCGCGGAACCGCGTGGCTATTGCGCCGGCGTCGACCGGGCCGTCGAAACGGTCGAGAAGGCCCTGGCCAAGCACGGTGCACCGCTGTACGTGCGCAAGGAGATCGTGCACAACAAGCACGTGGTGGAGTCGTTCACCGACCAGGGCGTGATCTTCGTCGACGAGACGGACGAGGTCCCGCACGGCTCGAACCTGGTGTTCTCGGCCCACGGGGTCTCCCCGGCCGTCCGCGAGAGCGCCCTGCAACTGGAGTTGAACACGTTCGACGCGACCTGCCCGCTCGTCACCAAGGTCCACACCGAGGTCAAGCGCTTCGCCCGGGAGGGGTACCTGATCCTGCTGGTCGGCCACGAGGGCCACGAGGAGGTCGAGGGAACCGCGGGCGAAGCGCCCGACGTGGTGACCCTCGTCGACGGCCCCGAGTCCGTCGACGCCCTGGACATCCCCGTCGACACCGAGAAGTTGATCTGGCTCTCGCAGACCACCCTCAGCGTCGACGAGACCATGGAGACGGTCCGCCGTCTCAAGGAGAAGTACCCGACGCTGATCGATCCGCCGTCGGACGACATCTGCTACGCGACGCAGAACCGGCAGGTCGCGGTCAAGACCATGGCACCGCAGTGCGACCTGGTGATCGTGGTGGGGTCGAGGAACTCGTCCAACTCGGTCCGGCTCGTCGAGGTTGCCCTGCAGGCCGGTGCGCGCGACGCCCACCTGGTGGACTACGCCAAGGAGATCGACACCTCCTGGCTCGAGGGCGTCACCACGGTCGGGGTGACCTCTGGCGCCTCCGTGCCCGAACTGCTGGTGCGCGGGGTGGTGGACCTGCTGGCCGACCACGGCTACAACGATGTGTCCTCGGTGCGGACCGCGCAGGAGACCATCACGTTCTCCCTGCCCCGCGAGCTCCGGGTCCCCAAGAAGGTCTAG